From a region of the Gossypium raimondii isolate GPD5lz chromosome 10, ASM2569854v1, whole genome shotgun sequence genome:
- the LOC105776494 gene encoding ABC transporter I family member 17 — translation MSAEHLLLTVDDVDDHNHDGGVMKFQIRDLRKVSDAGVPILNGINVGIPKGKIVGIIGPSGSGKSTLLRALNRLWEPPSDTVFLDGRDIVDLDVLGLRRKVGMLFQLPVLFQGTVADNIRYGPNLRGKKLTDVEVSKLLTLADLDSSFLSKTGGELSVGQAQRVALARTLANEPEVLLLDEPTSALDPISTQNIEDVIVKLKKKRRMTVVMVSHSIKQIQRVADVVCLLVNGEIVEILKPNELSEAKHPMAQRFLQLSS, via the exons atgtCTGCAGAGCATTTGCTGTTAACCGTTGACGATGTCGATGATCATAACCATGATGGTGGTGTGATGAAATTCCAGATTCGTGATTTGAGGAAGGTATCGGATGCGGGCGTTCCTATACTAAACGGTATCAACGTCGGTATCCCTAAAGGGAAGATCGTCGGGATCATCGGACCAAGCGGGAGTGGGAAATCGACGCTGCTTAGAGCTCTTAATCGCCTGTGGGAGCCTCCATCCGATACGGTGTTCCTTGACGGCCGCGATATTGTTGACCTTGATGTGCTTGGACTTCGCCGTAAAGTCGGCATGCTTTTCCAGCTCCCCGTTTTGTTTCAAG GCACTGTTGCAGATAATATTCGATATGGACCAAACTTGAGAGGAAAGAAGTTAACTGATGTTGAAGTTTCCAAGTTGCTAACACTGGCTGACCTTGATTCCTCCTTTCTCAGTAAAACTGGTGGTGAATTATCTGTTGGTCAAGCTCAAAGAGTTGCACTTGCTCGGACACTTGCTAACGAACCTGAG GTTTTGCTGCTGGATGAGCCAACAAGTGCCTTGGATCCGATTTCGACACAAAACATAGAGGATGTGATAGTGAAGCTTAAGAAGAAAAGGAGAATGACAGTTGTAATGGTTTCACACAGCATCAAGCAAATCCAAAGGGTTGCAGATGTTGTTTGCCTTCTTGTGAATGGTGAAATTGTTGAGATTTTGAAGCCTAATGAACTCTCTGAAGCCAAGCATCCCATGGCACAAAGGTTTCTTCAGCTAAGTTCGTAA
- the LOC105776493 gene encoding uncharacterized protein LOC105776493 has product MMALENKETMQNCEATLKCLQTKGFPYNLQCTGNSIEGLPEHKDEICTHPGGDVVEPVCSLNGQFMEYHKPTLQHESGSWSTFYPDTHKLQPYPPNAFGGQFYHFPMDNRFHYAPFNMVTHGYPYEFQFQDFQYFVVIDFEATCDKERNPHPQEIIEFPSVIVSSVTGQLEACFQTYVRPTCNQLLSDFCKDLTGIQQIQVDRGVTLSEALLRHDKWLEKKGIKNTNFAVVTWSNWDCRVMLESECQFKKIRKPPYFNRWINLKVPFREVFGGGRCNLKEAVEMAGLVWQGRAHCGLDDAKNTARLLALLMRQGFKFAITNSLMWQASDGPVTWNPMPENTGFSLHHPHKLKDQQMPLFQYHPYCFCGVKSSKGMVRKPGPKQGSVFFGCGNWTVTRGARCHYFEWASP; this is encoded by the exons ATGATGGCCCTTGAAAATAAag aAACTATGCAGAACTGCGAGGCGACCTTAAAATGCCTCCAGACGAAGGGGTTCCCATACAACCTGCAATGTACTGGGAACTCAATTGAAGGCCTTCCAGAGCATAAAGATGAAATTTGTACTCACCCAGGTGGGGATGTTGTAGAACCTGTTTGCTCTTTAAATGGGCAGTTTATGGAATACCACAAACCTACCCTTCAGCATGAGTCTGGCTCTTGGTCGACCTTCTATCCTGACACCCACAAGTTGCAGCCATACCCGCCAAATGCTTTTGGGGGCCAGTTTTACCACTTTCCCATGGATAACCGATTTCATTATGCCCCATTCAATATGGTCACACATGGATACCCGTATGAATTCCAGTTCCAAGACTTTCAGTACTTTGTGGTAATTGACTTTGAGGCTACCTGTGACAAGGAGAGAAATCCTCATCCACAAGAGATAATCGAGTTTCCTTCTGTCATTGTGAGTAGTGTTACTGGCCAGCTGGAAGCATGTTTTCAGACATATGTACGGCCAACTTGCAATCAGCTCCTGAGTGATTTCTGCAAAGATTTGACTGGCATCCAGCAAATTCAG GTAGATAGAGGTGTTACTCTGAGTGAGGCTCTCCTTAGGCATGATAAATGGCTTGAGAAGAAAGGCATAAAGAACACAAATTTTGCTGTGGTGACATGGTCAAACTGGGATTGTCGAGTAATGCTGGAATCTGAGTGCCAGTTTAAGAAGATCCGGAAGCCTCCTTACTTTAACCG GTGGATAAACTTAAAAGTTCCGTTCCGTGAGGTTTTTGGTGGTGGGAGGTGCAATCTGAAGGAGGCAGTCGAGATGGCAGGCCTGGTGTGGCAGGGACGTGCACATTGTGGTCTTGATGATGCCAAAAACACAGCTCGCTTGCTTGCCCTCTTGATGCGCCAGGGTTTTAAGTTCGCTATCACAAACTCACTGATGTGGCAGGCTAGCGATGGTCCAGTGACATGGAACCCGATGCCTGAGAACACGGGTTTCTCTCTTCATCACCCCCACAAGCTAAAAGATCAGCAAATGCCCCTATTCCAGTACCACCCTTATTGTTTCTGTGGCGTTAAGAGCAGCAAAGGAATGGTTCGGAAGCCTGGGCCAAAGCAAGGAAGTGTCTTCTTCGGCTGTGGGAACTGGACTGTCACCAGAGGTGCTCGCTGCCACTACTTCGAGTGGGCTTCTCCCTAA